CGACCGGGCTGGTGCTGGTGGCTGGTGAAATTACGACAGACTGTTATGTCGATATTCCAAAAATTGTCAGGGACACCATCAAAAACATAGGCTATACCCGGGCCAAGTACGGTTTTGATGGTGATACCTGCGCTGTGTTGACGGCCATTGACGAACAATCCCCCGATATCGCCCAGGGGGTTAACCGGGCGCTGGAGGCTCGGGAAGGGCAGATGACGGATGAGGAGATTGAAGCGATTGGTGCTGGGGACCAGGGACTGATGTTTGGTTTTGCCTGCGATGAAACCCCCGAATTGATGCCTTTGCCCATTTCTCTGGCCCATCAGTTGGCCCGCCGTTTGAGCAAAGTGCGCAAGGAAGAGATTGTAGACTATCTCCGGCCGGACGGCAAAACGCAAGTTACCGTCGAGTATGATGAACACAACCGTCCGGTGCGCATTGACACCATCGTGGTTTCCACCCAGCATCATCCGGAAATCAGCCAGGAGCGGATCCGGGAAGACATGATTGAACACGTGATCAAACCGGTTGTTCCTGCCGAATGGCTGGACGAAAACACCAAATATTTTATTAATCCCACCGGCCGTTTTGTGATCGGCGGTCCGCAAGGGGATGCCGGTTTGACGGGGCGTAAAATCATTGTTGACACCTATGGCGGGTATGCCCGTCACGGCGGAGGGGCCTTTTCAGGTAAAGACCCAACCAAAGTGGACCGTTCTGGCGCTTATGCTGCCCGTTACGTGGCTAAGAACATTGTGGCTGCAGGGCTGGCCAAAAAAGTGGAAGTCCAGCTGGCCTACGCCATCGGGGTGGCCCAGCCTGTGTCCGTTGCCGTGGATACCTTTGGCACAGGCCAAGTGGATGACGTGGCTTTAGCTGAACTGGTCCGCGAGCATTTTGACCTCCGTCCGGCTGGCATTATCAAAATGCTGGATCTGCGCCGTCCCATCTATCGCCAGACTGCAGCTTACGGACATTTTGGCCGTCCTGATCTCCACCTGCCTTGGGAAAAAACAGATAAAGCCGAAGCCCTGAAACAAGCAGCGGCAAAACTGTAGCCAGCGATGCAACTAGCCGGCGCTCCCCTTAGATCCATCAGACATGATAACTAAACCAGCTGTCATGATTGGCCCAACCAGCTGCCGCCTGCTG
This genomic interval from Caldalkalibacillus thermarum contains the following:
- the metK gene encoding methionine adenosyltransferase encodes the protein MSLKKGHRLFTSESVTEGHPDKICDQISDAILDEILAKDPNARVACETSVTTGLVLVAGEITTDCYVDIPKIVRDTIKNIGYTRAKYGFDGDTCAVLTAIDEQSPDIAQGVNRALEAREGQMTDEEIEAIGAGDQGLMFGFACDETPELMPLPISLAHQLARRLSKVRKEEIVDYLRPDGKTQVTVEYDEHNRPVRIDTIVVSTQHHPEISQERIREDMIEHVIKPVVPAEWLDENTKYFINPTGRFVIGGPQGDAGLTGRKIIVDTYGGYARHGGGAFSGKDPTKVDRSGAYAARYVAKNIVAAGLAKKVEVQLAYAIGVAQPVSVAVDTFGTGQVDDVALAELVREHFDLRPAGIIKMLDLRRPIYRQTAAYGHFGRPDLHLPWEKTDKAEALKQAAAKL